In Musa acuminata AAA Group cultivar baxijiao chromosome BXJ2-8, Cavendish_Baxijiao_AAA, whole genome shotgun sequence, one genomic interval encodes:
- the LOC103996086 gene encoding heat stress transcription factor A-4b gives MESSLASTNSPPPFLTKTYEMVDDPTTNSIVSWSPTNASFVVWNQLEFARDLLPRYFKHNNFSSFVRQLNTYGFRKIEPDQWEFANEGFKRGQRHLLNNIHRRKPVHSHSLHGQLNSSAPLSDAEKQELEEEIERLKQEKVVLVNELQKQHTQVQHQMRSLEGRLQALGNRLRGLIAFLKRIVKEPRGLSNLVQHFDLHSTRKRRLPHFDCFDEDANIDDNQIAIFQPDIPSVQALDTEPFETLESSLNSLENFFRGFGQASGGGMFYDSIVSCPSFDLYLSEMNASSEDTDAKLQPSSPCPGEIYTSLDTAERTGHVAIHPTDSRSKVSEIDMNAEPTATRVDSSRDLTTGTASTMLEGVNDVFWEQFFTETPGSDDVQKVQFKRKYSDGKRKKKSKWGNTWLNRKNVDHLAVGKT, from the exons ATGGAGAGCTCTCTGGCGAGTACCAATTCGCCTCCCCCGTTCCTCACCAAGACGTACGAGATGGTGGACGACCCGACGACCAACTCCATTGTGTCGTGGAGCCCCACCAACGCGAGCTTCGTGGTGTGGAACCAGCTGGAGTTTGCTAGGGATTTGCTCCCCAGGTACTTCAAGCACAACAACTTCTCCAGCTTCGTGAGGCAGCTCAATACTTAC GGTTTCAGGAAGATAGAACCGGATCAATGGGAGTTCGCAAATGAGGGTTTCAAACGGGGACAAAGGCACCTCTTGAACAACATACACAGACGCAAGCCGGTACACAGCCATTCGCTGCACGGCCAACTCAACTCTTCAGCGCCATTATCGGACGCTGAAAAGCAGGAGCTCGAAGAGGAGATCGAGAGGCTTAAGCAAGAAAAGGTTGTGCTTGTGAATGAGCTTCAGAAGCAGCACACGCAGGTGCAGCACCAAATGCGGTCCTTGGAAGGAAGATTACAGGCTCTGGGGAACCGACTCAGAGGTTTGATAGCCTTCTTGAAGCGAATCGTAAAGGAACCTCGGGGACTATCTAACCTCGTGCAACACTTTGATCTTCACAGCACAAGGAAGAGGAGGTTGCCTCATTTTGATTGCTTCGATGAGGATGCTAACATCGATGACAATCAAATTGCAATTTTCCAGCCAGACATTCCTTCCGTGCAAGCACTTGACACGGAGCCTTTTGAGACGCTGGAATCATCCTTGAATTCATTGGAGAATTTCTTCAGAGGTTTCGGTCAAGCGTCCGGTGGTGGCATGTTCTATGACAGTATCGTGTCCTGCCCCTCCTTTGATTTATATCTTTCCGAGATGAATGCATCGTCGGAGGATACCGACGCAAAACTACAACCTTCTTCACCTTGTCCCGGAGAAATCTATACATCTCTAGACACAGCTGAGCGCACAGGTCATGTCGCAATTCATCCGACAGATTCACGTAGCAAGGTTTCTGAGATAGATATGAATGCAGAACCcactgctacccgtgtcgattcaTCAAGAGATCTAACTACTGGCACAGCATCTACTATGCTTGAAGGAGTAAATGATGTGTTCTGGGAACAGTTCTTTACAGAGACGCCAGGTTCTGATGATGTGCAAAAAGTCCAGTTcaaaagaaaatattcagatGGCAAACgcaaaaagaaaagcaagtgGGGGAACACATGGTTGAATAGGAAAAATGTCGATCACCTTGCGGTAGGGAAAACCTGA